The following coding sequences lie in one Paenibacillus durus ATCC 35681 genomic window:
- a CDS encoding PTS glucose transporter subunit IIA, with protein sequence MFEFAKKKKSARLIELEAPLKGKTLTLAEVPDPAFSGGTIGKGRAILPSEGKVTAPCPGTVVHIMEKSKHALLLEHETGILILIHVGIETVSLKGEGFYSCVSAGDKVSTGQTLLEFNLDVIAKAGLSPITPIIIPDGQDLIESVELSDDMASRVNESFIRIWLKNL encoded by the coding sequence ATGTTTGAATTCGCCAAAAAGAAAAAATCCGCCAGGCTTATCGAGCTTGAGGCTCCATTAAAAGGAAAGACGCTGACGCTGGCAGAAGTTCCGGACCCGGCATTTTCAGGCGGCACTATAGGGAAAGGGAGAGCGATCCTGCCCTCGGAAGGCAAAGTAACGGCGCCTTGTCCGGGAACGGTCGTCCATATAATGGAGAAGAGCAAGCACGCGCTGCTGCTCGAACATGAAACCGGTATTCTGATATTGATTCATGTCGGCATTGAAACGGTATCGTTAAAGGGAGAAGGCTTTTACTCCTGTGTGAGTGCAGGCGATAAAGTAAGCACCGGCCAGACGCTGCTGGAGTTCAACCTGGATGTCATTGCAAAAGCGGGGTTGTCCCCGATCACTCCAATTATCATACCTGACGGTCAGGACTTGATTGAAAGTGTGGAGTTGAGCGATGATATGGCCTCCCGGGTGAATGAATCTTTTATCCGGATTTGGCTGAAGAATCTATAG